Proteins from one Oncorhynchus gorbuscha isolate QuinsamMale2020 ecotype Even-year linkage group LG18, OgorEven_v1.0, whole genome shotgun sequence genomic window:
- the ghrl gene encoding ghrelin/obestatin prepropeptide isoform X1 — MPLKRNTGLMILMLCTLALWAKSVSAGSSFLSPSQKPQVRQGKGKPPRVGRRDIESFAEMFEGPLHQEDKHNTIKAPFEMGITMSEEEFQEYGAVLQKILQDVLGDTATAE; from the exons ATGCCACTGAAGAGAAACACAGGTCTCATGATACTGATGCTGTGTACTCTGGCTCTGTGGGCCAAGTCAGTCAGTGCTGGCTCCAGCTTCCTCAGCCCCTCCCAGAAACCACAGGTAAGACAG GGTAAAGGGAAGCCCCCTCGAGTTGGTCGGCGAGACATTGAGAGCTTTGCTGAGATGTTTGAGGGTCCCCTTCACCAGGAAGACAAACACAATACG ATCAAGGCTCCTTTTGAGATGGGCATCACCATGAGTGAGGAGGAGTTCCAGGAGTATGGTGCCGTGCTGCAGAAGATCCTGCAGGACGTCCTGGGAGACACTGCCACTGCAG AATGA
- the tatdn2 gene encoding putative deoxyribonuclease TATDN2: MDSNNREKVKFDWLQTTLCSPTKFRKSNGGAPKPIRWSVSPSEVLTAPHLNVSAGLGELEGICLDTPKRKEVTSSDDPSGSNPFTGKIKGLRKCLKDLTPSKAVLKDTTSQSESRVSSPTPSACGLKRKDRTPQEGSKAIYLKALTAAIRERGEKQSPAKATAEKSPSFAKKKSTKNNQSLDTANDNMPSLEPDDCAALDLDCCSAQSGSESEDMAPLEGGDYYFHPMVFEETGTQDENTGLKKDTRSVVLKRDNSPDWSDVEDPVVVETFSQEESPSHSTATVEPKREVSSSDSSLPALDYIPNSLLYFTKPQTYHPDTWKLNFPAVNAQSGSITAPSLTSPSTNRLNGVVQPPSESPAQPFPQSWRTVLISSEQIPQEKPNSAQLPAPGTPRTGMGGIGVPCSPSSVSSSPDPFALWEPAICSSNTSPATHKIHPLFSSPYRPCEQTFRRYSDGGHSFPSSSPSRCYDNSTNTRRMSVGVEPIWACDPSQRRVSQHGFVDTHCHLDMLWGKLGFRGTFARFRSLHQSSFPTDFHGCIADFCNPRIMVREALWEGLLAEELVWGAFGCHPHFAKEYSEVHERSILMAMRHPKAIAFGEIGLDYSHKNSTNTSRQKEVFERQLKLAVAMNKPLVIHCRDADDDLLLIMKKCVPQDYKIHRHCFTNSYPVIEPFLKEFPNLCVGFTALITYPTAYEARDAIRKIPLDRILLETDAPYFLPRQVSKDVCRFSHPGMGIHTLREISLLKGESITTVLTTIRRNTTQLYGI; the protein is encoded by the exons ATGGACAGCAACAACAGAGAGAAGGTGAAGTTTGACtggctacagacaacactctgcTCACCTACAAAGTTCCGCAAGAGCAATGGTGGCGCACCCAAGCCCATCCGTTGGAGTGTGTCGCCCAGTGAGGTTTTAACTGCCCCTCATCTGAACGTGTCGGCTGGCCTGGGAGAGCTGGAGGGCATCTGCCTAGACACACCCAAGAGAAAGGAGGTCACCTCGTCAGACGACCCCAGCGGGAGCAACCCCTTCACAGGGAAAATCAAGGGGCTCAGGAAATGTCTGAAAGATCTCACTCCCTCCAAG GCGGTACTCAAGGACACAACATCCCAGTCAGAAAGCCGTGTCTCCTCACCTACACCTTCGGCCTGTGGTCTGAAGAGGAAAGACCGGACCCCACAGGAGGGGTCGAAGGCCATTTACCTGAAGGCTTTGACCGCCGCTAtcagggaaagaggagagaagcagTCCCCGGCCAAAGCGACTGCCGAGAAAAGCCCTTCTTTCGCGAAGAAGAAGTCCACAAAAAATAACCAGTCTTTGGACACAGCCAATGACAACATGCCCAGTTTGGAACCAGACGACTGCGCGGCTCTTGACTTGGACTGCTGCTCAGCCCAGTCAGGGAGCGAGTCAGAGGACATGGCTCCCCTCGAGGGCGGAGACTACTATTTCCACCCAATGGTGTTTGAGGAAACAGGGACACAGGATGAGAACACTGGTCTCAAAAAAGACACAAGG AGTGTGGTGCTGAAAAGGGATAACTCCCCTGATTGGTCAGATGTTGAGGACCCTGTGGTGGTGGAGACCTTCTCCCAGGAGGAGTCTCCATCGCATTCCACTGCCACGGTGGAGCCCAAGAGAGAGGTCAGCAGCAGTGACTCGTCCTTACCTGCTCTGGACTACATTCCTAACTCTCTACTTTACTTCACGAAGCCTCAAACATACCACCCAGACACCTGGAAACTCAACTTTCCTGCTGTGAATGCTCAGAGTGGTAGCATTACAGcgccctctctcacctccccctctacaAACAGACTGAATGGTGTTGTTCAGCCACCCAGTGAGAGCCCAGCTCAGCCCTTCCCTCAGTCATGGAGGACGGTGTTAATTTCCTCCGAGCAAATCCCCCAAGAGAAGCCAAACAGTGCACAGCTGCCTGCCCCTGGGACACCCAGGACTGGCATGGGGGGCATCGGTGTCCCATGCTCCCCCAGCAGTGTCTCCTCCTCCCCGGACCCCTTTGCTCTGTGGGAGCCTGCTATTTGCTCCAGCAACACTTCACCTGCTACACACAAAATCCACCCCCTGTTCTCCAGCCCCTACCGCCCCTGTGAACAGACCTTCCGAAGGTACTCTGACGGAGGccactcctttccctcttcctccccctccaggTGCTATGACAACAGCACCAACACCAGGAGAATGTCAGTGGGGGTGGAGCCTATCTGGGCATGCGACCCCTCCCAGCGGAGGGTGAGCCAACATGGCTTCGTGGACACCCACTGCCACCTGGACATGCTGTGGGGCAAGCTGGGCTTCCGGGGCACCTTTGCCCGCTTCCGCAGCCTGCACCAGAGCAGCTTCCCGACTGATTTTCACGGCTGCATTGCCGACTTCTGCAACCCTCGGATCATGGTGCGGGAAGCGCTGTGGGAGGGCCTGCTGGCGGAGGAGCTGGTCTGGGGGGCGTTCGGGTGCCACCCCCACTTCGCCAAGGAGTACTCTGAGGTCCACGAGCGTAGCATTCTAATGGCCATGCGACACCCTAAAGCTATAGCCTTTGGCGAGATTGGCCTGGACTACTCCCACAAGAACTCCACCAACACATCCAGGCAGAAAGAG GTATTTGAACGTCAGCTGAAACTGGCTGTGGCTATGAACAAGCCTCTGGTGATCCACTGCAGGGACGCAGACGATGACCTGCTGCTCATCATGAAGAAGTGTGTGCCCCAGGACTACAAAATCCACAG ACACTGTTTCACCAACAGTTACCCGGTGATCGAGCCCTTCCTGAAGGAGTTTCCCAACCTGTGTGTGGGCTTCACGGCTCTCATCACCTACCCTACGGCATACGAGGCCCGTGACGCGATCCGCAAGATCCCCCTCGACCGCATCCTCCTGGAGACAGACGCACCCTATTTCCTGCCccgacag GTTAGTAAAGATGTCTGTAGGTTTTCCCACCCAGGCATGGGTATACACACCCTGCGTGAGATCAGCCTTCTGAAGGGAGAAAGCATCACCACGGTGCTCACCACGATCCGACGCAACACCACCCAGCTCTACGGCATATGA
- the ghrl gene encoding ghrelin/obestatin prepropeptide isoform X2 has protein sequence MPLKRNTGLMILMLCTLALWAKSVSAGSSFLSPSQKPQGKGKPPRVGRRDIESFAEMFEGPLHQEDKHNTIKAPFEMGITMSEEEFQEYGAVLQKILQDVLGDTATAE, from the exons ATGCCACTGAAGAGAAACACAGGTCTCATGATACTGATGCTGTGTACTCTGGCTCTGTGGGCCAAGTCAGTCAGTGCTGGCTCCAGCTTCCTCAGCCCCTCCCAGAAACCACAG GGTAAAGGGAAGCCCCCTCGAGTTGGTCGGCGAGACATTGAGAGCTTTGCTGAGATGTTTGAGGGTCCCCTTCACCAGGAAGACAAACACAATACG ATCAAGGCTCCTTTTGAGATGGGCATCACCATGAGTGAGGAGGAGTTCCAGGAGTATGGTGCCGTGCTGCAGAAGATCCTGCAGGACGTCCTGGGAGACACTGCCACTGCAG AATGA